CAGGTATCAGGTATCAGGTGTTAGGTTAAAGAATTTACAAAAAGTCTATGTTAGGGGTTGATGAAAAAGTGGGGTCATGAGGGAGAATTGACAATGAACAATGAACAAACTATGACCTGCCACCTGCAACCTGCCGCCTGAAACCTGTACGGACGTACCATGTTACGTCCGTACAGGTTTAAAATACTTTTAGCCAAAACGTCCACTGACATATTGCTGAGTGGCTTCTTCGGCTGGATTTTGAAATATATTTTCGGTTTTATCGTATTCCACCAAATAACCTAATTTTCCGCCCCCTCCTTCAACGCTACGGGCATTAAAAAAGGCGGTTAAGTCTGACACCCTCGAAGCCTGTTGCATATTGTGGGTAACAATGACGATGGTATAGTTACGTTTTAATTCATGGATAGATTCCTCTACCTTGAGGGTGGAAATGGGATCTAGAGCAGAGCAGGGTTCATCCATTAAAATAACATCAGGTTGAATGGCAATGGTACGGGCGATACATAGACGCTGTTGTTGTCCCCCAGAAAGGGCTAAACCGCTCTGTTTTAGTTTATCTTTCACCTCATCCCATACGGCAGCTTTACGCAAAGAATCTTCTACTAAGTCATCCATATTTCCTTTATAACCATTGAGTCTGGCACCCCAGGCGACATTTTCATAGATGGATTTGGGGAAGGGGTTAGGTTTTTGGAATACCATACCAATTCTAGATCTTAAACCCACAGGATCTACAGATTTGGCATAAATATCTTTACCTTTGAAGGTGATTCTACCTTTAACTCTAGCACTGGCGACTAAGTCATTCATACGGTTGATACATCTAAGGATGGTACTTTTGCCACATCCAGAAGGCCCGATGAAGGCTACGGCGTTATTTTTGGGGATGTCTAGGTTTACCCCCGCTACGGCTTTATGGGTGCCGTAATATACATCTACGTTTTCGATCTGAACTACGGGTTCTTGTGCTATGTTCTTATCTAGTTCTAGACTCATGATTATTTTTAGTAATTAAAATACGGTGTTAAATCTTTTCGATGGGGCTAAAGTTAAACTAAACTATTGTAAAGCTCTGACTAAATGTAAAAATACAATATAAATTTACAGTAATTATAGTCTGAGTGTAGCGATTATAAGTTAAGACTAAATTAACAAAGTTGAGAATCTGATGACTAATATTGCCCTATGTATGATTGTTAAAAACGAGGCGAAGTCTTTGCCTAATTGTCTTAATAGTGTCAAGGATTTTGTGGCGGAGATGGTAATTGTCGATACGGGTTCGACGGATGATACTAGGGAGGTGGCGCAGGGTTTTGGTGCGAAGGTGGTGGATTATGAGTGGAATAATAATTTTGCGGATGCTCGTAATTTTGGTTTGGGTTTTGTGGAGTCGGATTGGGTTTTGGTGTTGGATGCGGATGAGGTTTTTAATGGGGAGGTTTTTCCTGCCATACAAAAGGCGGTAGGGAAGGATGATAATTTAGTGGTGAATTTGATTCGTCATGAGGTGGGGGCGAATTCTTCTCCTTATTCGTTGTTGTCTCGTTTGTTTCGTCGTCATCCTCAGATTAATTTTTCTCGTCCTTATCATGCTTTAATTGATGATGCGGTGGAGGGTTTACTCAAGGAGGAAAGCCATTGGCAGGTGGTGGATTTGGCTCAAGTGGCGATCGCCCATTATGGTTATCAACCTGCTATTATTGAGGCACAGGATAAGGCACAGAGGGGAAGAGTTGCCATGGAGTCTTATCTGAAGGATAATCCCAATGATAGTTATGTGTGCAGTAAGTTGGGGGCATTATATCTGCAGTTGGGGGAGAAAAAGAAGGGTTTAAAGTTATTGACGAAGGGGTTAAAGTTACATGGTAGTAGTCCTGCGGTTACGTTTGAGTTACACTATCATCTAGCTAATGCTTTGGTAAGGGATAATCAGATTGATTCGGCGATTAAACATTACGAAAAAGCCATCGCTCTTCCCCTTTTACCGATCATAAAATTGGGGGCATATCATAATTATGCTAGTTTATCTTATCAACAAAAGGAATATCTAAGGGCGATCGAGTTATACCAAGAATGCCTAAAAATCCAGCCTGATTTTGCTCTGGTTTACTACAATCTAGGTTTATGTTACAAAGCCTTGGGGCGTAATTTCAAAGCCATTACTGCCTATCAGACTGCCATTAAACTTAATCCCACCGATGCCTATGCTTATCAAAATCTGGGGTTATTGTTATATAGACAGGCTCAATATGAAGATAGTCAGAAAGCCTTACAACAGGCTGTTATGTTGCACCGTCAACAAAATCCTCAATTTGCCATACAATTAGAAGAGGAGTTAAGGGCGATCGGTTTTTCGTTTTAGGGCGGGGAACAGGGAACGGTTAACAGGGAACAGTTTTTGATGGTTTATGGTTATCAATTGATAATCTCATCATTTTTAACTACTTCTTAATCGTGACATTTACAAAACTCTGTATTCTTTTACTGGTAAGGGTTCAGGCGTTTTTGTATTCCTACTTTGAATCACTCCTGCCTTATGATACTAAATCCTTGAGAGATCGTATATCTATTTATTAACTTAAAATTGGGCTTCTCATAATCCTTAAAACTTGATATTTATAATCATTAGTAAAACACTATTCCCCGTTCCCTGTTCCCTGCCCTGATTGGTATATTATTGAAACAGGATTTAGTATGAAGGGGTATTTAGGGGGATCTAAAATTTTAATCACTCATGGCGCATGATAGAAAAGGTGACTTGGAAGGAAAAAACGGGAAATCAAAGGGATTGGCATTGGCGGGGATGGAAAATTCGCTATAGCTACCATAGAGTTAACCCAGAAAATAAAGCGAATGACATCCCTATCATCTTACTCCATGGCTTTGGGGCATCCATCGGACATTGGCGCCATAATGTACCTGTGTTGAAGGAAAATCACACGGTTTATGCCCTTGACTTACTAGGTTTTGGGGCATCTCGCAAAGCCTATACTAATTATGATGTGACTGTGTGGTCAGAGTTGGTCTATGATTTTTGGAGAACTTTTATTAATGTACCTGTAATTATCATCGGTAATTCCATTGGTTCATTAATTGCCCTTTATGGCACTGCCCAACATCCTGAGATGGTGCATCGGTTGGTAATGTTGAGTTTACCTGATTTATCGGCAAGGCAGAAGATGTTACCGAAGTTTGTTTTACCTGTGGTGAAAACCATAGAAAGTATCGTCGCTTCCCCTTTACTCATTCGGCTGATATTTTTGGTTGCCCGTCAACCCAAGGTAATTCGTAAATGGTTGGGGGTTGCCTATGGGGATAAAACTGCGGTGGATGATGAATTGGTGGATATTATTGCCACTCCTCCCCAAGACAAGGGCGCTGCTCGTACTCTCATCGCCCTTACTAAGTCGGTTAATCAGTCTGATTTTTCCCTTTCTGCAAAGGATTTATTACGGCAGGTTAACATTCCTATGTTACTACTTTGGGGTAAGGGCGATCGCTTCATACCTCCTACCATTGCCCCCCAACTTGCCTCTGTTAATCCTTTAATTACTCTCAACTTATTAGATGGATTAGGACATTGTCTCCATGATGAAAAACCTGATTTATTTCACCGTATTTTATTTGACTGGTTGAAAACTATTCATAAGAAATAATATGACAATGCCCTAATATATTATTGTTCTTAACTTTCGGTTTCAGGTAACTTAGAAGAATGATGATTAATAATTAACCATTCACTACCATCCCAAGTGTAAGTGTAGCTGTAACGAGCCTGTACTTCCTCCCCTGTTTTATTAAAAGTAAAAGTATATAATCCACTATCAACAGCCGTATTACAACCGATAAAAATAGTTCTTTGGTCAATAGTTCCTATGGGTTTATTTTCCAAAAATCTTTCAAAATATTCTATTTTATCCTCTGTATTTAATTTTGGATTATTAGAAACCGTCGCCAAAAGAATAGCATTTTCTGCATAGTTAGTAACTACATTTTCGGGATTACCCGTACCCAAAGATTCATTCCAGCGATCAAATAAAGAGGCAATGTCTTCCTCTGTGACTCTTTCACAAATGGCGTTGGTTGTCTCTACCTCAGCATCAGCTTCATAATCTTGAGCAAAGGTAGCAGGAACATTCATCCCCAATGTTAATAAAGAACTACACAAGCCTAAAAGAGATAGTATTTTCATTTATTTTACTTCCTAAAATTTCGCATAAAATTATAACACGTTAATATTTCTGAAAATTGATGGAGGGGATCAAGCAAAAAATACTTATTTTGATTAATCTCTTTTTTTTCACTAATAATATTATTTGTGTAACTTTATATTAAAAAGGGCATTTTAGCTAGGCTTTTCTCCCGTGTATGGTGTATAATTAAATAATGGGAATATATCTGTTAATAATCAAAAATAGTCAGATTTCCATTATTAACAACCTACTCTCATTATCTTCTATTTGAGGGCAAAAGGCAAGAAAAAAAGGGTTTTTTGTAACAATTGTTAACAAAAAAAATTAAGCATAAATATTAACAACCGATCGCACTTAATTTGTATATTATAAAATAGGTGTTAGGCTAAAGAGTAGCGAGACAAAGATAATAATCAGATAACGCCCCATGACTACAGTTACCGCAATAAACCCTAATAAATTAACCCTTGAAAGACAAGAAAATACCCTCAACACAGCTACAGGAATATATGTAACCGTCCATGGGCATTTTTACCAACCGCCCCGAGAGAATCCTTACTTAAATGCCATTGAGCGTCAACCGAGCGCCCAACCGTTCCATGATTGGAATGAGAGAATTTTCCATGAATGCTATCGCAACAACGTGTATGCCCGTATATACAACGATCAAGGGCAAATTGTCGGCATCGTCAACAACTTTGAATATTTGAGCTTCAATATTGGTGCAACCTTGATGTCGTGGTTAGAAAAATATGATCGAGAAATTTATCAAAAAATCACCGAAGCGGATAGGGCTAGTTGTGAGCGGCTCAATGGTCATGGAAATGCGATCGCCCAGGTATATAATCATATTATCCTGCCCCTAGCCAACGAAAGGGATAAATATACCCAAGTACGCTGGGGAATCACCGACTTTTATCAACGTTTTGGTCGTCATCCCGAAGGAATGTGGTTAGCCGAAACCGCCGTGGATTATCCCACCCTAGGAGTATTAATCGATGAGGGCATAAAATTCATTATCCTAGCCCCCAGTCAAGCCAAAAAATGTCGCCCTATGAATGCCGATGGTACCACAGGGGAATGGTTAGAAGTAGGAGGAGGACAAATCGATCCTACCCGCCCCTATAGATGTTATGTTAAAGGACATGGTCACATTGACATATTCTTTTACGATGGCCCCATTTCAGGGGATATGGGCTTTGGAGATGTGTTATCCAGCAGTCATAACTTTTATTCCCGTCTCAAGTTAGCCGTAAGAGGAGATGAACGTCAATCTCAATTAATTTCTGTTGCCACCGATGGGGAAACCTTTGGACACCACAAAAGAGACACCGAAAGATGTATCGCCTATGCCTTTACGAGGGAATTTCCGCAACAGGGATGGAATGTTACCAACTATGCCCATTATCTTAGCCTAGTAGAACCCACTTGGGAAGTAGAACTTAAATCCGTTACCGCTTGGAGTTGCTCCCATGGGGTGGATAGATGGCAGGATGACTGTGGCTGTGGAGGGGGTGGTGGTTTTCACCAAAAATGGCGCCGCCCCTTGCGTGATAGTCTCAACTGGCTACGGGATGAGTTGACGAAGGTATATAAAGAAGTTGCCCCCAGTTATTTTGCCGATATTTGGAAGGCAAGGGATGAGTATGTAGAGGTTATTTTAGATCGTAGTTTGGAAAATGTAGAAAGATTTTTGGCAAAACATAGTCCTCAATCTTTACCCCCCTCTGAGCAAGTGGATGCTTTGCGGTTGTTGGAGATGCAACGCCATTCTTTGTTAATGTTCACCAGTTGCGGATGGTTTTTTGAAGAAATTTCCCGCCCCGAGGGTACACAAATATTACGTTATGCTTCAAGGGCCATTGAGTTGGCAGGGGAAATTTCGGGCATTCAGTTGGAAAAGCAGTTTATTAAACGTCTAAAAAAAGCCCCTAGTAATGTAGAAAGTTTTGGTGATGGGGGAGAGGTATATTTACAGTCGGTAATTCCCAATCAAATTACCCTCAAACAGGTGGCGGCACATTATGCCATTAGTTCTTTATATACTAATTATTCTACGGACGAAACTATCTATTGTTATGATGCCCATCAGTTGGATTATCAAAAACAGCAAATTGGTTCGTTGACTTTGGCAGTAGGACAGCTTAAACTCACTTCTCAGATTACTTGGGAAAGTACCCATTATGTTTTTGGGGTGATTCATCTAGGGGGTTGGGATTTCCATTGCTGTATTCAGCCTTTTACCAGTCGCTTGGCTTATAGTCAGATTAAGTCTCAGTTATTTTCTGCCCTCAAGGATATGAGTGTGGTGGAGGTG
The sequence above is a segment of the Cyanobacterium stanieri PCC 7202 genome. Coding sequences within it:
- a CDS encoding phosphate ABC transporter ATP-binding protein, PhoT family (PFAM: ABC transporter~TIGRFAM: phosphate ABC transporter, ATP-binding protein~COGs: COG1117 ABC-type phosphate transport system ATPase component~InterProIPR005670:IPR003593:IPR003439:IPR015850:IPR 017871~KEGG: cyh:Cyan8802_2832 phosphate ABC transporter, ATPase subunit~PFAM: ABC transporter related~SMART: AAA ATPase~SPTR: Phosphate ABC transporter, ATPase subunit;~TIGRFAM: phosphate ABC transporter, ATPase subunit); translated protein: MSLELDKNIAQEPVVQIENVDVYYGTHKAVAGVNLDIPKNNAVAFIGPSGCGKSTILRCINRMNDLVASARVKGRITFKGKDIYAKSVDPVGLRSRIGMVFQKPNPFPKSIYENVAWGARLNGYKGNMDDLVEDSLRKAAVWDEVKDKLKQSGLALSGGQQQRLCIARTIAIQPDVILMDEPCSALDPISTLKVEESIHELKRNYTIVIVTHNMQQASRVSDLTAFFNARSVEGGGGKLGYLVEYDKTENIFQNPAEEATQQYVSGRFG
- a CDS encoding Calcium/calmodulin dependent protein kinase II association-domain protein (PFAM: Calcium/calmodulin dependent protein kinase II Association~TIGRFAM: conserved hypothetical protein~COGs: COG4875 Uncharacterized protein with a cystatin-like fold~InterPro IPR016887:IPR013543~KEGG: pna:Pnap_4027 calcium/calmodulin dependent protein kinase II association-domain-containing protein~PFAM: Calcium/calmodulin dependent protein kinase II association-domain protein~SPTR: Calcium/calmodulin dependent protein kinase II, association-domain protein), which encodes MKILSLLGLCSSLLTLGMNVPATFAQDYEADAEVETTNAICERVTEEDIASLFDRWNESLGTGNPENVVTNYAENAILLATVSNNPKLNTEDKIEYFERFLENKPIGTIDQRTIFIGCNTAVDSGLYTFTFNKTGEEVQARYSYTYTWDGSEWLIINHHSSKLPETES
- a CDS encoding glycosyl transferase family 2 (PFAM: Tetratricopeptide repeat; Glycosyl transferase family 2~COGs: COG0463 Glycosyltransferase involved in cell wall biogenesis~InterPro IPR019734:IPR013026:IPR001173:IPR001440~KEGG: cyc:PCC7424_1981 glycosyl transferase family 2~PFAM: glycosyl transferase family 2; Tetratricopeptide TPR_1 repeat-containing protein~SPTR: Glycosyl transferase family 2); this translates as MTNIALCMIVKNEAKSLPNCLNSVKDFVAEMVIVDTGSTDDTREVAQGFGAKVVDYEWNNNFADARNFGLGFVESDWVLVLDADEVFNGEVFPAIQKAVGKDDNLVVNLIRHEVGANSSPYSLLSRLFRRHPQINFSRPYHALIDDAVEGLLKEESHWQVVDLAQVAIAHYGYQPAIIEAQDKAQRGRVAMESYLKDNPNDSYVCSKLGALYLQLGEKKKGLKLLTKGLKLHGSSPAVTFELHYHLANALVRDNQIDSAIKHYEKAIALPLLPIIKLGAYHNYASLSYQQKEYLRAIELYQECLKIQPDFALVYYNLGLCYKALGRNFKAITAYQTAIKLNPTDAYAYQNLGLLLYRQAQYEDSQKALQQAVMLHRQQNPQFAIQLEEELRAIGFSF
- a CDS encoding glycoside hydrolase family 57 (PFAM: Glycosyl hydrolase family 57; Domain of unknown function (DUF3536)~COGs: COG1449 Alpha-amylase/alpha-mannosidase~InterPro IPR004300~KEGG: cyc:PCC7424_0696 glycoside hydrolase family 57~PFAM: glycoside hydrolase family 57~SPTR: Glycoside hydrolase family 57) codes for the protein MTTVTAINPNKLTLERQENTLNTATGIYVTVHGHFYQPPRENPYLNAIERQPSAQPFHDWNERIFHECYRNNVYARIYNDQGQIVGIVNNFEYLSFNIGATLMSWLEKYDREIYQKITEADRASCERLNGHGNAIAQVYNHIILPLANERDKYTQVRWGITDFYQRFGRHPEGMWLAETAVDYPTLGVLIDEGIKFIILAPSQAKKCRPMNADGTTGEWLEVGGGQIDPTRPYRCYVKGHGHIDIFFYDGPISGDMGFGDVLSSSHNFYSRLKLAVRGDERQSQLISVATDGETFGHHKRDTERCIAYAFTREFPQQGWNVTNYAHYLSLVEPTWEVELKSVTAWSCSHGVDRWQDDCGCGGGGGFHQKWRRPLRDSLNWLRDELTKVYKEVAPSYFADIWKARDEYVEVILDRSLENVERFLAKHSPQSLPPSEQVDALRLLEMQRHSLLMFTSCGWFFEEISRPEGTQILRYASRAIELAGEISGIQLEKQFIKRLKKAPSNVESFGDGGEVYLQSVIPNQITLKQVAAHYAISSLYTNYSTDETIYCYDAHQLDYQKQQIGSLTLAVGQLKLTSQITWESTHYVFGVIHLGGWDFHCCIQPFTSRLAYSQIKSQLFSALKDMSVVEVILLMSDLFGNQSFDLQQIFGEERLIIRDRLMETTKKHLDQLYTQVYRDNYSILLAYYRDDVPVPQELQVAAQVAISYRCTQVIQELATKCPVSCNVEGYLMELEAIALEADHLNCKLEVPEAKVTLEKLMGDFLSQILDGTSIHTIEHDIDTIKSIIDIGKLLKIDLCLNRAQEQLYFFVHQKSIESIIEQEVSMPHSPKLRSLFKLGEYLSVYCGK
- a CDS encoding alpha/beta hydrolase fold protein (COGs: COG0596 hydrolase or acyltransferase (alpha/beta hydrolase superfamily)~InterPro IPR000073~KEGG: cyc:PCC7424_1923 alpha/beta hydrolase fold protein~PFAM: alpha/beta hydrolase fold~SPTR: Alpha/beta hydrolase fold protein), with the translated sequence MIEKVTWKEKTGNQRDWHWRGWKIRYSYHRVNPENKANDIPIILLHGFGASIGHWRHNVPVLKENHTVYALDLLGFGASRKAYTNYDVTVWSELVYDFWRTFINVPVIIIGNSIGSLIALYGTAQHPEMVHRLVMLSLPDLSARQKMLPKFVLPVVKTIESIVASPLLIRLIFLVARQPKVIRKWLGVAYGDKTAVDDELVDIIATPPQDKGAARTLIALTKSVNQSDFSLSAKDLLRQVNIPMLLLWGKGDRFIPPTIAPQLASVNPLITLNLLDGLGHCLHDEKPDLFHRILFDWLKTIHKK